From Psychroflexus torquis ATCC 700755, the proteins below share one genomic window:
- a CDS encoding IS630 family transposase: protein MEKIDLRSVSDQERGIIRRDAVKMIKRGDKKKDIALFYGVHVNTVRDWWKLYNKEGHKSLSYQKRGVKSEDRKLLNKDQEAAIQKMIIDVMPDQLKLDYALWTTRAVRDLIAREFSITIGRRAVGNYLNAWGFTPQKPKKRAYEQCSKKVQKWLDEEYPAIKGKAKQEKATIHWGDETGVKNNNHHGRSYAPKGKTPVKKHMSKRFSINMISTVTNQGLIQFMIYKENMNSDVFIQFLEQLIKSQETKVFLILDNLRVHHSKVVKKWAEENGETIELFYLPSYSPERNPDEYLNCDLKYGLSDKPAPKTQEKMKENLENHMKMLQNDSERVAKYFKHESIKYAA from the coding sequence ATGGAAAAAATAGACTTAAGGAGTGTTTCTGATCAGGAAAGAGGTATAATTCGAAGGGATGCTGTAAAAATGATAAAACGTGGAGATAAAAAAAAAGACATAGCTCTGTTTTACGGTGTTCATGTAAATACTGTTAGAGATTGGTGGAAGCTTTACAATAAAGAAGGTCATAAATCTTTGTCATATCAAAAACGAGGAGTCAAATCAGAAGATCGAAAACTACTCAATAAAGATCAAGAAGCTGCAATCCAAAAAATGATTATTGATGTAATGCCCGATCAACTAAAGTTAGATTATGCTTTGTGGACTACAAGGGCAGTAAGGGATTTGATAGCAAGAGAGTTTAGTATTACAATCGGAAGAAGAGCTGTCGGTAATTATCTCAACGCTTGGGGATTCACGCCTCAAAAGCCAAAAAAGAGAGCTTATGAACAATGTTCCAAAAAAGTTCAAAAATGGTTAGACGAAGAATACCCAGCAATAAAAGGGAAGGCAAAACAAGAGAAGGCAACTATCCATTGGGGGGATGAAACGGGTGTAAAAAACAATAATCATCATGGACGTTCCTATGCTCCAAAAGGAAAAACTCCTGTTAAAAAACATATGTCGAAGCGGTTTTCAATCAACATGATTTCTACAGTTACAAATCAGGGTTTAATTCAGTTTATGATATATAAAGAAAATATGAACTCAGATGTATTTATTCAATTTTTAGAACAGCTCATCAAATCGCAAGAAACCAAAGTATTCTTAATCCTTGATAATTTACGAGTCCATCATAGTAAAGTTGTAAAGAAATGGGCGGAAGAAAATGGCGAAACCATAGAACTATTTTACCTGCCATCATACTCACCTGAGCGAAACCCAGATGAATATCTGAATTGCGATTTAAAGTATGGACTCTCGGATAAACCGGCACCAAAAACACAAGAAAAAATGAAAGAAAATTTAGAGAATCATATGAAAATGCTTCAAAATGATAGCGAAAGGGTAGCAAAATATTTTAAACATGAGAGCATCAAATATGCTGCATAA